The following coding sequences lie in one Numida meleagris isolate 19003 breed g44 Domestic line chromosome Z, NumMel1.0, whole genome shotgun sequence genomic window:
- the TPM2 gene encoding tropomyosin beta chain isoform X1 translates to MEAIKKKMQMLKLDKENAIDRAEQAEADKKQAEDRCKQLEEEQQGLQKKLKGTEDEVEKYSESVKEAQEKLEQAEKKATDAEAEVASLNRRIQLVEEELDRAQERLATALQKLEEAEKAADESERGMKVIENRAMKDEEKMELQEMQLKEAKHIAEEADRKYEEVARKLVVLEGELERSEERAEVAESRVRQLEEELRTMDQSLKSLIASEEEYSTKEDKYEEEIKLLGEKLKEAETRAEFAERSVAKLEKTIDDLEESLASAKEENVGIHQVLDQTLLELNNL, encoded by the exons ATGGAGGCCATCAAGAAGAAGATGCAGATGCTCAAACTGGACAAGGAGAACGCCATCGACCGTGCCGAGCAGGCGGAGGCTGACAAGAAGCAGGCGGAGGATCGCTGCAAGCAG CTGGAGGAGGAACAGCAGGGCCTGCAGAAGAAGCTGAAGGGCACAGAAGATGAAGTGGAGAAATACTCTGAATCCGTCAAGGAGGCCCAGGAGAAgctggagcaggcagagaagaaagcCACGGAC GCTGAGGCCGAGGTGGCTTCTCTGAACCGCCGCATCCAACTGGTAGAGGAGGAGCTGGACCGGGCCCAGGAGCGCCTGGCCACCGCCCTGCAGAAGCTGGAAGAGGCTGAGAAAGCGGCAGATGAGAGCGAGAG AGGCATGAAGGTCATTGAAAACAGGGCCATGAAGGATGAGGAGAAAATGGAGCTCCAGGAAATGCAGCTGAAGGAGGCCAAGCACATAGCGGAAGAGGCTGATCGCAAATATGAGGAG GTGGCCCGCAAGCTGGTGGTCCTTGAGGGAGAGCTGGAGCGCTCGGAGGAGCGGGCAGAGGTGGCGGAGAG CCGAGTGAgacagctggaggaggagctgcGGACCATGGACCAGAGCCTCAAATCCCTCATTGCCTCAGAGGAAGAG TATTCCACCAAGGAGGACAAGTACGAGGAGGAAATCAAGCTTTTAGGGGAGAAACTGAAGGAG GCTGAGACCAGGGCAGAGTTTGCTGAGCGGTCTGTGGCAAAGCTGGAGAAGACCATTGATGACTTAGAAG AGAGTCTGGCCAGTGCCAAAGAGGAGAATGTGGGGATACACCAGGTCCTGGACCAGACCTTGTTGGAGCTGAACAACCTCTGA
- the TPM2 gene encoding tropomyosin beta chain isoform X4, with protein MEAIKKKMQMLKLDKENAIDRAEQAEADKKQAEDRCKQLEEEQQGLQKKLKGTEDEVEKYSESVKEAQEKLEQAEKKATDAEAEVASLNRRIQLVEEELDRAQERLATALQKLEEAEKAADESERGMKVIENRAMKDEEKMELQEMQLKEAKHIAEEADRKYEEVARKLVVLEGELERSEERAEVAESKCGDLEEELKIVTNNLKSLEAQADKYSTKEDKYEEEIKLLGEKLKEAETRAEFAERSVAKLEKTIDDLEESLASAKEENVGIHQVLDQTLLELNNL; from the exons ATGGAGGCCATCAAGAAGAAGATGCAGATGCTCAAACTGGACAAGGAGAACGCCATCGACCGTGCCGAGCAGGCGGAGGCTGACAAGAAGCAGGCGGAGGATCGCTGCAAGCAG CTGGAGGAGGAACAGCAGGGCCTGCAGAAGAAGCTGAAGGGCACAGAAGATGAAGTGGAGAAATACTCTGAATCCGTCAAGGAGGCCCAGGAGAAgctggagcaggcagagaagaaagcCACGGAC GCTGAGGCCGAGGTGGCTTCTCTGAACCGCCGCATCCAACTGGTAGAGGAGGAGCTGGACCGGGCCCAGGAGCGCCTGGCCACCGCCCTGCAGAAGCTGGAAGAGGCTGAGAAAGCGGCAGATGAGAGCGAGAG AGGCATGAAGGTCATTGAAAACAGGGCCATGAAGGATGAGGAGAAAATGGAGCTCCAGGAAATGCAGCTGAAGGAGGCCAAGCACATAGCGGAAGAGGCTGATCGCAAATATGAGGAG GTGGCCCGCAAGCTGGTGGTCCTTGAGGGAGAGCTGGAGCGCTCGGAGGAGCGGGCAGAGGTGGCGGAGAG TAAATGTGGTGACCTAGAGGAGGAGCTGAAAATTGTCACCAACAACTTGAAGTCTCTGGAGGCCCAGGCTGACAAG TATTCCACCAAGGAGGACAAGTACGAGGAGGAAATCAAGCTTTTAGGGGAGAAACTGAAGGAG GCTGAGACCAGGGCAGAGTTTGCTGAGCGGTCTGTGGCAAAGCTGGAGAAGACCATTGATGACTTAGAAG AGAGTCTGGCCAGTGCCAAAGAGGAGAATGTGGGGATACACCAGGTCCTGGACCAGACCTTGTTGGAGCTGAACAACCTCTGA
- the TPM2 gene encoding tropomyosin beta chain isoform X5, translating to MEAIKKKMQMLKLDKENAIDRAEQAEADKKQAEDRCKQLEEEQQGLQKKLKGTEDEVEKYSESVKEAQEKLEQAEKKATDAEAEVASLNRRIQLVEEELDRAQERLATALQKLEEAEKAADESERGMKVIENRAMKDEEKMELQEMQLKEAKHIAEEADRKYEEVARKLVVLEGELERSEERAEVAESKCGDLEEELKIVTNNLKSLEAQADKYSTKEDKYEEEIKLLGEKLKEAETRAEFAERSVAKLEKTIDDLEDEVYAQKMKYKAISEELDNALNDITSL from the exons ATGGAGGCCATCAAGAAGAAGATGCAGATGCTCAAACTGGACAAGGAGAACGCCATCGACCGTGCCGAGCAGGCGGAGGCTGACAAGAAGCAGGCGGAGGATCGCTGCAAGCAG CTGGAGGAGGAACAGCAGGGCCTGCAGAAGAAGCTGAAGGGCACAGAAGATGAAGTGGAGAAATACTCTGAATCCGTCAAGGAGGCCCAGGAGAAgctggagcaggcagagaagaaagcCACGGAC GCTGAGGCCGAGGTGGCTTCTCTGAACCGCCGCATCCAACTGGTAGAGGAGGAGCTGGACCGGGCCCAGGAGCGCCTGGCCACCGCCCTGCAGAAGCTGGAAGAGGCTGAGAAAGCGGCAGATGAGAGCGAGAG AGGCATGAAGGTCATTGAAAACAGGGCCATGAAGGATGAGGAGAAAATGGAGCTCCAGGAAATGCAGCTGAAGGAGGCCAAGCACATAGCGGAAGAGGCTGATCGCAAATATGAGGAG GTGGCCCGCAAGCTGGTGGTCCTTGAGGGAGAGCTGGAGCGCTCGGAGGAGCGGGCAGAGGTGGCGGAGAG TAAATGTGGTGACCTAGAGGAGGAGCTGAAAATTGTCACCAACAACTTGAAGTCTCTGGAGGCCCAGGCTGACAAG TATTCCACCAAGGAGGACAAGTACGAGGAGGAAATCAAGCTTTTAGGGGAGAAACTGAAGGAG GCTGAGACCAGGGCAGAGTTTGCTGAGCGGTCTGTGGCAAAGCTGGAGAAGACCATTGATGACTTAGAAG ACGAAGTGTATGCACAGAAGATGAAGTACAAAGCCATCAGCGAGGAGCTGGACAATGCGCTTAATGACATCACCTCCCTCTGA
- the TPM2 gene encoding tropomyosin beta chain isoform X3, with the protein MEAIKKKMQMLKLDKENAIDRAEQAEADKKQAEDRCKQLEEEQQGLQKKLKGTEDEVEKYSESVKEAQEKLEQAEKKATDAEAEVASLNRRIQLVEEELDRAQERLATALQKLEEAEKAADESERGMKVIENRAMKDEEKMELQEMQLKEAKHIAEEADRKYEEVARKLVVLEGELERSEERAEVAESRVRQLEEELRTMDQSLKSLIASEEEYSTKEDKYEEEIKLLGEKLKEAETRAEFAERSVAKLEKTIDDLEDEVYAQKMKYKAISEELDNALNDITSL; encoded by the exons ATGGAGGCCATCAAGAAGAAGATGCAGATGCTCAAACTGGACAAGGAGAACGCCATCGACCGTGCCGAGCAGGCGGAGGCTGACAAGAAGCAGGCGGAGGATCGCTGCAAGCAG CTGGAGGAGGAACAGCAGGGCCTGCAGAAGAAGCTGAAGGGCACAGAAGATGAAGTGGAGAAATACTCTGAATCCGTCAAGGAGGCCCAGGAGAAgctggagcaggcagagaagaaagcCACGGAC GCTGAGGCCGAGGTGGCTTCTCTGAACCGCCGCATCCAACTGGTAGAGGAGGAGCTGGACCGGGCCCAGGAGCGCCTGGCCACCGCCCTGCAGAAGCTGGAAGAGGCTGAGAAAGCGGCAGATGAGAGCGAGAG AGGCATGAAGGTCATTGAAAACAGGGCCATGAAGGATGAGGAGAAAATGGAGCTCCAGGAAATGCAGCTGAAGGAGGCCAAGCACATAGCGGAAGAGGCTGATCGCAAATATGAGGAG GTGGCCCGCAAGCTGGTGGTCCTTGAGGGAGAGCTGGAGCGCTCGGAGGAGCGGGCAGAGGTGGCGGAGAG CCGAGTGAgacagctggaggaggagctgcGGACCATGGACCAGAGCCTCAAATCCCTCATTGCCTCAGAGGAAGAG TATTCCACCAAGGAGGACAAGTACGAGGAGGAAATCAAGCTTTTAGGGGAGAAACTGAAGGAG GCTGAGACCAGGGCAGAGTTTGCTGAGCGGTCTGTGGCAAAGCTGGAGAAGACCATTGATGACTTAGAAG ACGAAGTGTATGCACAGAAGATGAAGTACAAAGCCATCAGCGAGGAGCTGGACAATGCGCTTAATGACATCACCTCCCTCTGA
- the TPM2 gene encoding tropomyosin beta chain isoform X2: MAGISSIDAVKKKIQSLQQVADEAEERAEHLQREADAERQARERAEAEVASLNRRIQLVEEELDRAQERLATALQKLEEAEKAADESERGMKVIENRAMKDEEKMELQEMQLKEAKHIAEEADRKYEEVARKLVVLEGELERSEERAEVAESRVRQLEEELRTMDQSLKSLIASEEEYSTKEDKYEEEIKLLGEKLKEAETRAEFAERSVAKLEKTIDDLEESLASAKEENVGIHQVLDQTLLELNNL; encoded by the exons ATGGCCGGCATCAGCTCCATCGACGCCGTCAAGAAGAAGAtccagagcctgcagcaggtGGCCGACGAGGCGGAGGAGCGCGCCGAGCACCTGCAGCGGGAGGCCGATGCCGAGCGGCAGGCCCGGGAGCGG GCTGAGGCCGAGGTGGCTTCTCTGAACCGCCGCATCCAACTGGTAGAGGAGGAGCTGGACCGGGCCCAGGAGCGCCTGGCCACCGCCCTGCAGAAGCTGGAAGAGGCTGAGAAAGCGGCAGATGAGAGCGAGAG AGGCATGAAGGTCATTGAAAACAGGGCCATGAAGGATGAGGAGAAAATGGAGCTCCAGGAAATGCAGCTGAAGGAGGCCAAGCACATAGCGGAAGAGGCTGATCGCAAATATGAGGAG GTGGCCCGCAAGCTGGTGGTCCTTGAGGGAGAGCTGGAGCGCTCGGAGGAGCGGGCAGAGGTGGCGGAGAG CCGAGTGAgacagctggaggaggagctgcGGACCATGGACCAGAGCCTCAAATCCCTCATTGCCTCAGAGGAAGAG TATTCCACCAAGGAGGACAAGTACGAGGAGGAAATCAAGCTTTTAGGGGAGAAACTGAAGGAG GCTGAGACCAGGGCAGAGTTTGCTGAGCGGTCTGTGGCAAAGCTGGAGAAGACCATTGATGACTTAGAAG AGAGTCTGGCCAGTGCCAAAGAGGAGAATGTGGGGATACACCAGGTCCTGGACCAGACCTTGTTGGAGCTGAACAACCTCTGA
- the TPM2 gene encoding tropomyosin beta chain isoform X6, whose amino-acid sequence MAGISSIDAVKKKIQSLQQVADEAEERAEHLQREADAERQARERAEAEVASLNRRIQLVEEELDRAQERLATALQKLEEAEKAADESERGMKVIENRAMKDEEKMELQEMQLKEAKHIAEEADRKYEEVARKLVVLEGELERSEERAEVAESRVRQLEEELRTMDQSLKSLIASEEEYSTKEDKYEEEIKLLGEKLKEAETRAEFAERSVAKLEKTIDDLEDEVYAQKMKYKAISEELDNALNDITSL is encoded by the exons ATGGCCGGCATCAGCTCCATCGACGCCGTCAAGAAGAAGAtccagagcctgcagcaggtGGCCGACGAGGCGGAGGAGCGCGCCGAGCACCTGCAGCGGGAGGCCGATGCCGAGCGGCAGGCCCGGGAGCGG GCTGAGGCCGAGGTGGCTTCTCTGAACCGCCGCATCCAACTGGTAGAGGAGGAGCTGGACCGGGCCCAGGAGCGCCTGGCCACCGCCCTGCAGAAGCTGGAAGAGGCTGAGAAAGCGGCAGATGAGAGCGAGAG AGGCATGAAGGTCATTGAAAACAGGGCCATGAAGGATGAGGAGAAAATGGAGCTCCAGGAAATGCAGCTGAAGGAGGCCAAGCACATAGCGGAAGAGGCTGATCGCAAATATGAGGAG GTGGCCCGCAAGCTGGTGGTCCTTGAGGGAGAGCTGGAGCGCTCGGAGGAGCGGGCAGAGGTGGCGGAGAG CCGAGTGAgacagctggaggaggagctgcGGACCATGGACCAGAGCCTCAAATCCCTCATTGCCTCAGAGGAAGAG TATTCCACCAAGGAGGACAAGTACGAGGAGGAAATCAAGCTTTTAGGGGAGAAACTGAAGGAG GCTGAGACCAGGGCAGAGTTTGCTGAGCGGTCTGTGGCAAAGCTGGAGAAGACCATTGATGACTTAGAAG ACGAAGTGTATGCACAGAAGATGAAGTACAAAGCCATCAGCGAGGAGCTGGACAATGCGCTTAATGACATCACCTCCCTCTGA
- the TPM2 gene encoding tropomyosin beta chain isoform X7, translating to MAGISSIDAVKKKIQSLQQVADEAEERAEHLQREADAERQARERAEAEVASLNRRIQLVEEELDRAQERLATALQKLEEAEKAADESERGMKVIENRAMKDEEKMELQEMQLKEAKHIAEEADRKYEEVARKLVVLEGELERSEERAEVAESRVRQLEEELRTMDQSLKSLIASEEEYSTKEDKYEEEIKLLGEKLKEAETRAEFAERSVAKLEKTIDDLEERSRQEAEKNRVLTNELRVILTELNN from the exons ATGGCCGGCATCAGCTCCATCGACGCCGTCAAGAAGAAGAtccagagcctgcagcaggtGGCCGACGAGGCGGAGGAGCGCGCCGAGCACCTGCAGCGGGAGGCCGATGCCGAGCGGCAGGCCCGGGAGCGG GCTGAGGCCGAGGTGGCTTCTCTGAACCGCCGCATCCAACTGGTAGAGGAGGAGCTGGACCGGGCCCAGGAGCGCCTGGCCACCGCCCTGCAGAAGCTGGAAGAGGCTGAGAAAGCGGCAGATGAGAGCGAGAG AGGCATGAAGGTCATTGAAAACAGGGCCATGAAGGATGAGGAGAAAATGGAGCTCCAGGAAATGCAGCTGAAGGAGGCCAAGCACATAGCGGAAGAGGCTGATCGCAAATATGAGGAG GTGGCCCGCAAGCTGGTGGTCCTTGAGGGAGAGCTGGAGCGCTCGGAGGAGCGGGCAGAGGTGGCGGAGAG CCGAGTGAgacagctggaggaggagctgcGGACCATGGACCAGAGCCTCAAATCCCTCATTGCCTCAGAGGAAGAG TATTCCACCAAGGAGGACAAGTACGAGGAGGAAATCAAGCTTTTAGGGGAGAAACTGAAGGAG GCTGAGACCAGGGCAGAGTTTGCTGAGCGGTCTGTGGCAAAGCTGGAGAAGACCATTGATGACTTAGAAG AGCGCTCCCGGCAGGAGGCTGAGAAAAACCGTGTCCTCACTAACGAGCTGCGGGTCATCCTTACCGAACTTAACAACTGA